From one Streptomyces sp. R41 genomic stretch:
- a CDS encoding Zn-dependent alcohol dehydrogenase produces MRAAVQHEIGQDKLEVLDDVEAVGFGPGKVRIRVRATGLCHSDLSAMNGVLPQPAPFVPGHEGAGEITEVGDGVSHLKSGDRVVVCWLPACGVCPACKRGQTELCLAGFMNAGTPNFKRPGGDVFGFAGTGTFTEEVVVDAGCAVPIPDDVPFDIAALIGCGVTTGLGAALNTADVEAGSSVAVIGCGGVGISAIQGARLKGAAEIVAVDPVASRREAALRFGATKAISPDELADAKQSVTGGEGFDYVFEVVGKSATARTAYDHTRRGGTLVVVGAGAMDDFLQLNMFELFFDEKRILPSMYGGGDVLRSYERTVALWRAGRIDLEGLITHRVPLAEINEALDQMRTGTALRTCIEI; encoded by the coding sequence ATGCGCGCAGCCGTACAGCACGAGATAGGCCAGGACAAACTCGAAGTACTCGACGACGTCGAGGCGGTGGGCTTCGGGCCCGGCAAGGTGAGGATCCGGGTACGGGCCACCGGGCTGTGCCACTCGGACCTGTCCGCGATGAACGGCGTACTGCCGCAGCCCGCGCCGTTCGTGCCCGGGCACGAGGGTGCCGGCGAGATCACCGAAGTCGGTGACGGAGTGAGCCACTTGAAGTCCGGCGACCGGGTCGTCGTCTGCTGGCTTCCGGCCTGCGGCGTCTGTCCCGCCTGCAAGCGCGGCCAGACCGAACTGTGCCTGGCCGGGTTCATGAACGCGGGCACGCCCAACTTCAAGCGCCCCGGCGGCGATGTATTCGGCTTCGCGGGCACCGGCACCTTCACCGAGGAGGTCGTCGTCGACGCGGGCTGCGCGGTCCCTATCCCCGACGACGTGCCCTTCGACATCGCGGCCCTCATCGGCTGCGGCGTCACCACCGGACTCGGCGCCGCCCTCAACACCGCTGACGTGGAGGCCGGTTCGTCGGTCGCCGTCATCGGCTGCGGCGGCGTCGGCATCTCCGCGATCCAGGGCGCCCGGCTCAAGGGCGCCGCCGAGATCGTCGCCGTCGACCCGGTCGCCTCGCGCCGCGAGGCCGCGCTCAGGTTCGGTGCGACGAAGGCGATCTCACCGGACGAACTCGCCGACGCCAAGCAGTCGGTGACCGGCGGCGAGGGCTTCGACTACGTCTTCGAGGTCGTCGGCAAGTCCGCCACCGCCCGCACCGCCTACGACCACACCCGCCGCGGCGGCACGCTCGTCGTCGTCGGCGCGGGCGCCATGGACGACTTCCTCCAGCTCAACATGTTCGAGCTGTTCTTCGACGAGAAGCGGATCCTGCCCTCGATGTACGGCGGAGGGGACGTCCTGCGGTCCTACGAGCGGACCGTCGCCCTGTGGCGCGCGGGCCGTATCGACCTGGAGGGCCTGATCACCCACCGGGTGCCGCTCGCCGAGATCAACGAGGCCCTCGACCAGATGCGTACGGGCACCGCCCTGCGTACGTGCATCGAGATCTGA
- a CDS encoding MFS transporter, producing MTPMLRAAEDDTRIPGRTAPPTWVVVALACAGQFLVVLDVSVVNVALPSMRTDLALSAPGLQWVVNAYSIAFAGFMLLGGRAGDLYGRKRMFLVGLALFTLASLGGGLAQEGWELLVARAVQGLGAAVLAPSTLTILTSAVPEGAARARAIATWTAVGAGGGAAGGLVGGLLVDGLSWRWVLLINVPIGAVVLAGSARRLVESRAGDGRRLDLPGALLVTAGLATLAYGIVQTEVEGWTAATTLVPLCAGLALIVLFLLVEARTQTPLMPLKLLRLRAVSSANAAMFICGSAMFCMWFFMTLYAQNVLGYSPLGAGLALVPSSLAVVLGSKLAPRFMPVVGARNVAALGTLVAAAGFGWQSTMTADGSYLTAIMFPGILMMAGAGLAATPLAALATSGAAPRDAGLVSGLVNTSRTMGGSLGLAIMSTIAAARTGDSVSGEALTAGYALAFRTSGILLLGGTVLMLAWLPRTTSGISRG from the coding sequence ATGACACCCATGCTCCGAGCCGCCGAAGACGACACCCGCATACCCGGACGCACCGCACCACCTACGTGGGTGGTGGTCGCACTCGCCTGCGCAGGCCAGTTCCTCGTCGTACTGGACGTGTCCGTGGTCAACGTCGCGCTGCCGTCCATGCGCACCGACCTCGCACTGAGCGCACCGGGACTCCAGTGGGTGGTGAACGCGTACTCGATCGCCTTCGCCGGATTCATGCTGCTCGGCGGCCGAGCCGGCGATCTGTACGGCCGCAAGCGGATGTTCCTGGTGGGGCTCGCCCTGTTCACGCTGGCCTCGCTGGGGGGTGGTCTCGCGCAGGAGGGCTGGGAGCTCCTGGTCGCGCGTGCCGTCCAGGGACTGGGGGCCGCCGTACTCGCCCCCTCGACGCTGACGATCCTCACCTCGGCCGTCCCGGAGGGCGCCGCACGCGCGCGGGCCATCGCGACATGGACCGCTGTCGGCGCCGGGGGCGGCGCGGCCGGCGGCCTGGTCGGCGGGCTGCTGGTCGACGGCCTGTCGTGGCGGTGGGTGCTGCTCATCAACGTGCCCATCGGCGCGGTGGTGCTGGCCGGGTCCGCCCGCCGGCTGGTGGAGAGCCGCGCCGGAGACGGCCGCCGCCTCGACCTGCCGGGCGCGCTGCTGGTGACGGCGGGGCTCGCGACACTGGCGTACGGGATCGTGCAGACGGAGGTGGAGGGGTGGACGGCGGCGACGACATTGGTGCCGCTGTGCGCCGGGCTCGCGCTCATCGTCCTGTTCCTCCTCGTCGAAGCACGGACGCAAACCCCTCTGATGCCGTTGAAACTGCTGCGCCTGCGGGCGGTGTCGTCGGCGAACGCGGCCATGTTCATCTGCGGCTCCGCGATGTTCTGCATGTGGTTCTTCATGACGCTGTACGCGCAGAACGTGCTCGGCTACTCGCCGTTGGGCGCAGGGCTCGCCCTGGTGCCGAGTTCGCTCGCGGTGGTCCTCGGCTCGAAGCTGGCGCCGCGCTTCATGCCGGTGGTCGGGGCGCGCAATGTGGCGGCCCTGGGCACACTGGTGGCCGCGGCGGGCTTCGGCTGGCAGTCGACGATGACGGCGGACGGCTCGTACCTGACGGCGATCATGTTCCCGGGGATCCTGATGATGGCGGGCGCGGGCCTGGCCGCGACACCGCTCGCCGCGCTCGCGACCTCGGGCGCGGCACCAAGGGACGCCGGGCTGGTGTCCGGGCTGGTCAACACCTCGCGCACGATGGGCGGTTCGCTGGGGCTGGCGATCATGTCCACGATCGCCGCGGCCCGTACGGGAGACAGCGTGTCGGGGGAGGCCCTGACGGCCGGGTACGCGCTGGCGTTCCGGACGAGCGGGATCCTGCTGCTGGGCGGGACGGTGCTGATGCTGGCGTGGCTGCCGAGAACGACTTCCGGGATTTCCCGGGGCTGA
- a CDS encoding 3-oxoacyl-ACP reductase → MSQPLEGLTAIVTGAGRGLGRAEALELGRLGAAVVVNDYGQPGRDGSGEASATPAEEVAAEIRAAGGRAAAHTGDVADHEHARALVELAVTEFGKLDILVNNAGILRDRMVFSMTEDEWDSVIRVHLKGHFNTTHFASVHWRARSKAVDGPVYGRIVNTSSEAFLAGSAGQPNYAAAKGGIVGLTTSTALALAKYGVTANVICPRARTRMTEDVFAGFAEPDEGLDPLAPEHVAPLVGYLASPAAAHINGQLLVVHGGMVAIVERPRVAAKFDTKQDVFTYDELDALLTAHYADRPKGETFAAVEVLGLKHE, encoded by the coding sequence ATGTCACAGCCACTTGAAGGGCTGACCGCGATCGTCACCGGCGCGGGGCGCGGGCTCGGACGGGCCGAGGCGCTGGAACTCGGCCGTCTGGGCGCGGCCGTCGTCGTCAACGACTACGGGCAGCCCGGGCGGGACGGCTCCGGGGAGGCCTCGGCCACGCCGGCCGAGGAGGTCGCCGCCGAGATCCGCGCGGCGGGCGGCCGAGCCGCCGCCCACACCGGCGACGTCGCCGACCACGAACACGCCCGCGCACTGGTCGAGTTGGCGGTCACCGAATTCGGGAAGCTCGACATCCTGGTCAACAACGCGGGCATCCTGCGCGACCGGATGGTCTTCTCGATGACCGAGGACGAGTGGGACTCGGTCATCAGGGTGCACCTCAAAGGCCACTTCAACACGACCCACTTCGCGTCCGTGCACTGGCGGGCACGCTCCAAGGCGGTCGACGGGCCCGTGTACGGGCGGATCGTGAACACCTCGTCGGAGGCGTTCCTCGCCGGTTCGGCGGGACAGCCCAACTATGCCGCCGCGAAAGGCGGAATCGTCGGGTTGACCACCTCGACCGCGCTGGCGCTCGCGAAGTACGGCGTGACGGCGAACGTCATCTGCCCGCGCGCCCGGACTCGTATGACCGAGGACGTGTTCGCGGGCTTCGCCGAGCCCGACGAAGGACTGGATCCGCTCGCGCCCGAGCATGTCGCCCCGCTCGTCGGCTACTTGGCCTCACCCGCCGCCGCCCACATCAACGGCCAGCTGCTCGTCGTGCACGGCGGCATGGTCGCGATCGTCGAACGCCCGCGGGTGGCCGCCAAGTTCGACACCAAGCAGGACGTCTTCACGTACGACGAGCTGGACGCGCTGCTCACTGCGCACTACGCGGACCGCCCGAAGGGCGAGACGTTCGCGGCGGTGGAGGTGCTGGGGCTCAAGCACGAATAG
- a CDS encoding ATP-binding cassette domain-containing protein yields the protein MTQTTGTPSAVSFTGAVKSFGDVRAVAGVDLEIARGETVALLGRNGAGKSTTISLLLGLNEPDEGSVTLFGGRPEEAVRAGQVGAMLQETRPVPRVTVQELVSFVAGRYPAPLPVADALELAGIAELAGRRVDRLSGGQAQRVRFAVALAGNPALIVLDEPTAALDVEARHAFWESMRAYARRGHTVLFSTHYLEEADAHADRIVVIDHGRIVADGTGEQLKRSVGGNLVSFDLAGRDTQGLALLPGVVSVEVRGERARLRTDDSDATVIALAERGAIRGLEVVPASLDEAFMALTSGVVPGVPSRVVPGALPGARSGISETV from the coding sequence ATGACACAGACGACTGGGACACCGTCCGCCGTGTCCTTCACGGGGGCGGTCAAGAGCTTCGGGGACGTACGCGCCGTGGCCGGGGTGGACCTGGAGATAGCGCGCGGCGAGACGGTCGCGCTGCTGGGGCGCAACGGGGCCGGGAAGTCGACGACGATCTCGCTGCTGCTCGGTCTGAACGAGCCGGACGAGGGCTCGGTCACGCTCTTCGGCGGCCGCCCGGAGGAGGCGGTGCGCGCCGGCCAAGTCGGCGCGATGCTGCAGGAGACGCGACCGGTGCCGCGCGTCACCGTCCAGGAGCTGGTCTCCTTCGTCGCCGGGCGCTACCCGGCGCCGCTTCCCGTGGCCGACGCGCTGGAGCTCGCGGGCATCGCGGAGCTGGCCGGGCGGCGCGTCGACCGGCTCTCCGGCGGGCAGGCGCAGCGGGTGCGGTTCGCGGTGGCGCTGGCCGGGAACCCCGCGCTGATCGTGCTCGACGAGCCGACGGCCGCGCTGGACGTGGAGGCGCGGCACGCCTTCTGGGAGTCGATGCGGGCGTATGCCAGACGCGGCCACACGGTCCTGTTCTCCACGCACTATCTGGAGGAGGCCGACGCGCACGCCGACCGGATCGTCGTCATCGACCACGGCCGGATCGTCGCCGACGGCACCGGGGAGCAGCTGAAGCGGTCGGTGGGCGGCAATCTGGTCTCCTTCGACCTGGCGGGGCGTGACACCCAGGGGCTGGCCCTGCTGCCCGGCGTGGTCTCCGTGGAGGTGCGCGGGGAGCGGGCCCGGCTGCGGACGGACGACTCGGACGCGACGGTGATCGCGCTGGCCGAACGGGGGGCGATACGCGGCCTGGAGGTCGTCCCCGCATCACTGGACGAGGCGTTCATGGCGCTCACTTCGGGTGTTGTCCCGGGTGTTCCTTCACGTGTTGTTCCGGGCGCTCTTCCTGGTGCCCGCTCGGGTATTTCGGAGACGGTGTGA
- a CDS encoding MaoC/PaaZ C-terminal domain-containing protein: MPIDAAKAVAAEPRTAEISWNSKDVQLYHLGLGAGVPATDPDELRYTLESRLHVLPSFATVAGSGSPGVISGLSMPGVEVDLARVLHGGQTIRLHRPIPVGGTALATGRIAAVYDKGKAAILVMRTEVADADGPLWTNDAQIFVRGEGGWGGDRGPSTRLEPPTGEPDRTVERPIREDQALLYRLSGDWNPLHADPEFAKLAGFDRPILHGLCTYGMTLKAVVDTLLGGDVTRVRSYTTRFAGVVFPGETLRIRMWRREGGVQVAVSAVERDDAPVLADTIVEHS; the protein is encoded by the coding sequence ATGCCCATTGACGCCGCCAAGGCCGTCGCCGCCGAGCCCCGGACCGCGGAGATCTCCTGGAACTCCAAGGACGTCCAGCTCTACCACCTGGGCCTGGGCGCGGGCGTCCCCGCGACCGACCCCGACGAGCTGCGCTACACCCTCGAATCCCGGCTGCACGTCCTGCCCAGCTTCGCCACCGTCGCGGGCTCCGGCTCACCCGGCGTGATCAGCGGCCTGTCCATGCCCGGCGTCGAGGTCGACCTGGCTCGCGTGCTGCACGGCGGCCAGACCATCCGGCTGCACCGCCCCATCCCGGTCGGGGGCACGGCGCTCGCCACCGGGCGCATCGCGGCCGTCTACGACAAGGGCAAGGCCGCGATCCTCGTCATGCGCACCGAAGTCGCCGACGCCGACGGCCCGCTCTGGACCAACGACGCCCAGATCTTCGTACGAGGAGAAGGCGGGTGGGGAGGAGACAGGGGACCGTCCACGCGCCTCGAACCACCGACGGGCGAGCCCGACAGGACCGTCGAGCGCCCGATCCGCGAGGACCAGGCCCTGCTCTACCGGCTCTCCGGCGACTGGAACCCGCTGCACGCCGACCCCGAGTTCGCCAAGCTCGCCGGATTCGACCGGCCGATCCTGCACGGGCTGTGCACGTACGGCATGACGCTCAAGGCGGTCGTCGACACACTGCTCGGCGGCGACGTGACCCGCGTCCGCTCGTACACCACACGCTTCGCCGGTGTCGTCTTCCCCGGCGAGACCCTGCGCATCCGGATGTGGCGGCGGGAGGGCGGGGTCCAGGTGGCGGTGAGCGCGGTGGAGCGGGACGACGCGCCGGTGCTGGCCGACACCATCGTCGAACACTCGTGA
- a CDS encoding SigE family RNA polymerase sigma factor, whose protein sequence is MGDRKQARDEEFQSFVIGRWPRLMRTAFLLTGEQHAAEDLVQSTLEQVYVAWRRVGAADDPEAYVRRVMINAHARKHRRKLKEFLAPKDDSGLTHELPDSGDRIAQADDRSALLKALSQLPARQREAVVLRYWEDLSESQAAEAMGCSVGAVKSNAAKGIAKLRAIPGLADMVTHGGRK, encoded by the coding sequence ATGGGGGATCGGAAGCAGGCTCGGGATGAGGAGTTCCAGAGCTTTGTCATCGGCCGCTGGCCGCGGTTGATGCGTACGGCATTTCTCCTTACGGGGGAGCAGCACGCGGCGGAGGACCTGGTCCAGTCGACGCTGGAGCAGGTGTACGTGGCCTGGCGCAGGGTGGGCGCGGCCGACGACCCGGAGGCGTATGTACGGCGCGTGATGATCAACGCGCATGCCCGCAAACACCGCAGAAAACTCAAGGAGTTCCTCGCTCCGAAGGACGACTCGGGCCTCACGCACGAGCTGCCCGACAGCGGTGACCGGATCGCCCAGGCCGACGACCGCAGCGCGCTGCTGAAGGCGCTCTCCCAACTGCCCGCGCGACAGCGCGAAGCGGTGGTCCTTCGCTACTGGGAGGACCTGAGCGAAAGCCAGGCGGCGGAGGCGATGGGCTGCTCGGTGGGCGCGGTGAAGAGCAACGCGGCCAAGGGGATCGCGAAGCTGCGCGCCATACCGGGGCTGGCCGACATGGTGACGCACGGAGGGCGGAAGTGA
- a CDS encoding sensor histidine kinase, translating to MSWMRGVTCQVREWRAERARWRADMERFKAEQRAARKSGGKMPDTPGPPPTGFALLPWLLMGMGAFSNLFQGKTPQPWIGGIGLLAFNSLYIYVTFRAFVKETRESRSTRAALVLMGLLTCGLAIGYGGSWLYFFPLLGLATGAVLRGPWLGQIGLGLTALAAVVSYFRAGWDAVNVAYGTFLSTMVTAAILSLAEAVRELRAAREELARRAVEKERMRFSRDLHDLLGHTLSVIVVKSEAARRLAHRDLDAALVQVTDIESVGRQALTEIREAVTGYREGSLATELDRARSALSATGVEPVVKQSGPPLVPQTEALLGWVLREAVTNVLRHSAATRCDITLDGTPDRVRLTITDNGAGTSTAEPVEGIGGTGLKGLTERLATAGGSLEAGPASRGGFRVRAELPVDAVDAADLAEAPA from the coding sequence ATGTCCTGGATGCGAGGGGTGACCTGCCAGGTGCGGGAGTGGCGGGCGGAGCGTGCGCGCTGGAGGGCCGACATGGAGCGCTTCAAGGCCGAGCAGCGGGCCGCCCGCAAGAGCGGCGGGAAGATGCCCGACACTCCGGGTCCGCCGCCCACCGGCTTCGCCCTGCTGCCCTGGCTGCTCATGGGCATGGGCGCCTTCTCCAACCTCTTCCAGGGCAAGACCCCACAGCCCTGGATCGGCGGCATCGGCCTGCTCGCCTTCAACTCCCTCTACATCTACGTGACCTTCCGGGCCTTCGTGAAGGAGACGCGCGAGTCCCGCTCCACGCGGGCGGCGCTCGTCCTGATGGGCCTGCTCACCTGCGGGCTGGCCATCGGGTACGGCGGCAGCTGGCTGTACTTCTTCCCGCTGCTGGGACTCGCCACCGGGGCCGTCCTTCGGGGCCCGTGGCTCGGTCAGATCGGCCTCGGCCTGACCGCGCTCGCGGCGGTGGTCTCCTACTTCCGGGCGGGCTGGGACGCGGTGAACGTCGCGTACGGCACGTTCCTGTCCACGATGGTGACGGCCGCGATCCTCTCCCTTGCCGAGGCCGTCCGCGAACTGCGCGCCGCCCGCGAGGAGTTGGCCCGTCGCGCCGTCGAGAAGGAACGCATGCGATTCTCCCGGGACCTGCACGACCTGCTGGGCCACACGCTCTCCGTGATCGTGGTGAAGTCGGAGGCGGCCCGCAGGCTGGCCCACCGCGACCTGGACGCGGCCCTCGTCCAGGTCACGGACATCGAGTCGGTCGGCCGCCAGGCCCTCACGGAGATCCGCGAGGCGGTCACCGGCTACCGCGAGGGCAGCCTCGCCACGGAACTGGACCGCGCCCGTTCGGCACTGTCCGCGACCGGCGTCGAGCCCGTCGTAAAGCAGTCCGGCCCGCCCCTCGTCCCCCAGACCGAGGCCCTGCTGGGCTGGGTGCTCCGCGAGGCCGTCACCAACGTCCTACGCCACAGCGCCGCGACCCGCTGCGACATCACCCTCGACGGCACCCCCGACCGCGTCCGCCTGACCATCACCGACAACGGCGCCGGCACCTCCACCGCCGAACCCGTGGAGGGCATCGGCGGCACCGGCCTCAAGGGCCTCACCGAACGCCTGGCCACGGCAGGCGGCTCACTGGAGGCGGGGCCGGCTTCACGCGGGGGGTTCCGGGTGAGGGCCGAACTTCCGGTGGATGCGGTTGATGCGGCCGACTTGGCGGAGGCGCCGGCCTAG
- a CDS encoding response regulator, with product MPQDHRPAKSIRVLLAEDQGMMRGALALLLGLEADIEVVAQVAAGDAIVDAALTHRPDVALLDIELPGMSGLDAAAELREQAPDCRVLILTTFGRPGYLRRAMEAGAAGFLVKDGPVEDLAEAIRRVLTGETVIDPALAAAALSAGPNPLTARECDVLKASVDGATVADIADKLHLSESTVRNYLSSAIGKTGTRNRMEAMREARQQGWL from the coding sequence ATGCCCCAGGACCACCGGCCCGCCAAGTCCATTCGTGTCCTGCTTGCCGAGGATCAGGGAATGATGCGGGGCGCGCTCGCTCTGCTGCTCGGCCTGGAGGCGGACATCGAGGTGGTCGCGCAGGTGGCCGCGGGGGACGCGATCGTGGACGCGGCGTTGACGCATCGGCCGGATGTGGCGCTGCTGGACATCGAGCTGCCCGGGATGAGCGGGCTGGACGCCGCCGCCGAACTGCGCGAACAGGCGCCCGACTGCCGGGTGCTGATCCTCACCACCTTCGGGCGGCCCGGGTATCTGCGGCGGGCCATGGAGGCGGGCGCCGCGGGGTTCCTCGTCAAGGACGGGCCCGTGGAGGATCTGGCCGAGGCGATCCGGCGGGTGCTGACCGGGGAGACGGTCATCGACCCGGCGCTCGCCGCGGCGGCGCTGAGCGCCGGGCCCAATCCGCTCACCGCCCGCGAGTGCGACGTACTGAAGGCCTCCGTGGACGGCGCCACCGTCGCCGACATCGCCGACAAGCTCCACCTCTCCGAGTCGACCGTCCGCAACTACCTCTCCTCCGCCATCGGCAAGACGGGCACCCGCAACCGCATGGAGGCGATGCGGGAGGCCCGCCAGCAGGGGTGGCTGTAA
- a CDS encoding LuxR C-terminal-related transcriptional regulator: MTGRYSGDAPMILSETTARLERGLRGELSALAVLDHTTRVLLDAVPADIWCGVVLDPSTLLDTGGQHESGFPESSMRRLFEIEHVEQDDVDNLRALARRPGKVSLLSRSTHGRLDDSKYYREILRPLDLTDELRVLLRDGRRTWGLLVLCRDAHTRPFSSADLAVAEALSVPACAALRRSLLLSGVDCGPLPDAPGWVVLDGDLGVRSMSPTAHHWIDQLQEQHAPGRGGTAPYLLRALAVQARGEAAGAGAHVRAPTSAGRWISLRAWPVDQSGETTTVISVGPTDPAELTALVLDVYGLSPRARQIAQHLLLGRSTSEIAQHLGVSAYTVQDHLKQIFDKVGVRSRRELVAELFFRHYLPQLAHPSLSTDGRLLSPEEQ; this comes from the coding sequence ATGACGGGCCGATATTCCGGGGACGCGCCGATGATCCTGTCCGAGACCACCGCCCGCCTCGAACGCGGCCTGCGCGGCGAGCTCAGCGCCCTCGCCGTACTCGACCACACCACCCGCGTCCTGCTGGACGCCGTACCGGCGGACATCTGGTGCGGAGTGGTCCTGGACCCCTCGACACTGCTGGACACCGGCGGCCAGCACGAGTCCGGTTTCCCGGAGTCGAGCATGCGCCGCCTCTTCGAGATCGAGCACGTGGAACAGGACGACGTCGACAACCTGCGGGCGCTGGCCCGGCGTCCGGGCAAGGTGAGCCTGCTCAGCCGGTCGACACACGGTCGGCTCGACGACAGCAAGTACTACCGGGAGATCCTCCGACCTCTCGACCTCACCGACGAGTTACGGGTCCTGCTCCGGGACGGCCGGCGCACCTGGGGCCTGCTCGTGCTGTGCCGGGACGCGCACACGCGCCCCTTCTCCTCCGCCGACCTGGCCGTCGCCGAGGCCCTGAGCGTGCCCGCCTGTGCCGCGCTGCGCCGCTCGCTGTTGCTGTCCGGCGTGGACTGCGGGCCGCTGCCGGACGCGCCGGGCTGGGTGGTGCTCGACGGCGACCTCGGAGTGCGGTCGATGTCGCCGACGGCACACCACTGGATCGACCAGCTGCAGGAGCAGCACGCGCCCGGCCGCGGCGGGACAGCCCCGTATCTGCTGCGCGCGCTGGCCGTGCAGGCCCGCGGCGAAGCGGCCGGCGCCGGGGCACACGTACGGGCGCCCACGAGCGCGGGCCGCTGGATCTCGCTGCGGGCCTGGCCCGTCGACCAGAGCGGCGAGACCACCACCGTGATCTCCGTCGGCCCCACCGACCCCGCCGAACTGACCGCGCTGGTCCTCGACGTGTACGGGCTGTCGCCGCGCGCCCGGCAGATCGCCCAGCACCTGCTGCTCGGCCGCTCGACCAGCGAGATCGCCCAGCATCTCGGTGTGTCCGCGTACACGGTGCAGGACCATCTCAAGCAGATCTTCGACAAGGTGGGGGTGCGCAGCCGCCGCGAGCTGGTCGCCGAGTTGTTCTTCCGGCACTATCTGCCGCAGCTGGCGCACCCGTCCCTGTCGACGGACGGGCGGCTGCTGAGCCCGGAGGAGCAGTAG
- a CDS encoding ABC transporter permease: protein MLDYLRLEVRRTLRDTGFVIGGIAMPVMMYLLFTNLGGGDDGSWKTASMVGMAAYGAVGSALNTGGGVAEDKVIGWLRQLRVTPMTPREVVLGRALTGSVTVLPAIAAVLAAGGLVNGVRLDVWQWAAIAVLLWLGSIPFTLLGLGNGYRLTAQTTGVANMVCNLGLSVIGGLWFPLALFPGWLRSLSEYTPTNRFAQLGVAVADGHAPGLGAVGVLTAWLLAFGSYAVFSYRRSARTV, encoded by the coding sequence ATGCTGGACTATCTGCGGCTCGAAGTGCGCCGGACGCTGCGCGACACCGGCTTCGTGATCGGCGGCATCGCGATGCCGGTGATGATGTACCTCCTCTTCACCAACCTCGGTGGCGGCGACGACGGCAGCTGGAAGACCGCCTCGATGGTCGGCATGGCCGCGTACGGAGCGGTGGGCTCGGCGCTGAACACCGGCGGCGGGGTCGCCGAGGACAAGGTGATCGGCTGGCTGAGGCAGCTGCGGGTGACCCCGATGACGCCGCGCGAAGTGGTGCTGGGACGGGCGCTGACCGGCTCGGTGACCGTGCTGCCCGCGATCGCCGCGGTGCTGGCGGCGGGTGGTCTGGTCAACGGCGTTCGGCTGGACGTCTGGCAGTGGGCGGCGATCGCGGTGCTGCTGTGGCTCGGCTCGATACCCTTCACGCTGCTCGGCCTCGGCAACGGCTATCGGCTGACCGCGCAGACGACGGGTGTCGCCAACATGGTGTGCAACCTGGGGCTCTCGGTGATCGGCGGGCTGTGGTTCCCGCTCGCCCTGTTCCCCGGCTGGCTGCGCTCCCTGTCGGAGTACACCCCCACGAACCGCTTCGCACAGCTCGGCGTGGCGGTCGCGGACGGCCACGCTCCGGGCCTCGGTGCGGTGGGGGTGCTGACGGCCTGGCTGCTGGCCTTCGGTTCGTACGCTGTGTTCTCGTACCGTCGGTCCGCGCGGACCGTCTGA